The nucleotide window TTCCGGGCCGCCGGGTGTGGAGGCCTTCACCCTGCAAGACGTGCGTTATCCGCATTCGTGACGCGGGCACGCCGAAGGGCTGGAGGATCCGTCCGGATCCTCCAGCCCGTGTGGCCGATGGTCAGCCGACCTGGCCGGCGCCCCAGGTGAAGTTCAGATGACCCTTCGCCTCGGTCGTCTGAGCCTCCTTCGCACCCGTCTGCTGCGGCGTGACGTCGAGCAGGTCCGTGGTCTGCTTTAGCGTGCCGAACGCCGCCGTGTTGACGTACCCGGCGTCCCAGGCGATGAACGTCGTGCTCGGGGTTCCGAGCTTCACCGACACCTCGACCCGCGTGTCGGACTTCCGGACGACGGTGTACGTGTTGCCGTCCTTCGTCACGGTCGCGACGCCCGCGGCGTTCCAGGTCAGCGGGATGCCGGCGAAGGAGTCCGCCCGGCGCGCGTTCTGAGCGCTGTCGATCTGGTCCGAGTACGTGAACCCGGTGACCGGCGCGGACGCGCGGTACGTCCAGTTGCCGGAGTGCGCCGTGTTCACAGGCAGCACCTTGGTCTGCGTCAGATCGGTCGTCTCACCGCCGAGGAACGTCACCTTGGTCGCCCACGTCACGGTGGAGATCGCCTTGGGCGCGGTCTGAACATCCTTCGTGTTGTCGAAGCCGGAGATCACGCTCACGAGCTCGAGCGTGCGGGTGCCGCGGCCCGTCGGCGCGCTGTTGACGGAGTCCATTCCGGTGACGACGAAGGTGCTGGACGGGGTTGCGAGCGTGACCGAGATCTCGGCGAGGGTGTCGGATTTCTTCACCACCGTGACGGCACGGCCGGACCAGACGAAGGATGCGGTGCCCGCGGCGGTGAACGTGATGGGCTGGCCGCCGAAGGAGTCGAGGCGCTTGACCCCGTCGGACGCGGTGAGCCGGTCGGTGTACGTGTAGCCGCTGACCGGGATGCCCGTGCGGTAGACGAAGGACTCGTTGAACGTCTCTCCCTGGCCACGCGTGCTGGCGCGCGTGATGTCGTTCGTCTCGCCGCCGACGAAGATGGCCTTGACCCTGTAGGCGCCCCACGTGATGTTCGTGTGTCCGCGCGGCTCGGTGGTGAGCGGCTCCTTCAGGCCGGTCAGCTTCGGAGTGATGTCGAGCAGGTCGAACATCTGCTGAACCCGAGCCGTCGGTGCGACGTTTCCGTAGCCCGTGTTGTAGATGGTGAACGTCGTGCTGGGTGTCTTCAGCTCGACGGAGATCTCGACGAGGGTGTCGGACTTCTTGCGCAGGACGTATTGATTGCCGTCCTTCGTGACGCCGGCGACCCCGTTGGCTCCGAAGGTGACGGAGACGCCGGGAAGGCTGTCGACGCGTCGGGCGCCGTCGTTGCCGACGATCTGGTCGGTATAGGTGTAACCGGTCACGGGGGCTGCCGAGCGGTAGGTGTAGCCGTGGAAGTACACCCCGCCCGGCGTGGCCGCCTGGTTGTAGTTGAGGTCGACTTCCTGCCCGCCCACGAAGGCGACCTTCGTCGGGGTGGTCGAGTAGACCAGGGTGATCTCGGTGTTGGTGCCGGTGGTGAACTGTCCGTCGGCCGGGGCGCTGCCCGACTTCACGGACACGCTCTTGTAGCCGTTGACCATCGGTGCCTTGATCGAGTAGGCGTCCCCGCCGACACCGAAGGTGTTGATGTCCGGCGCGACGGTTCGGCCCGCCTCATCCTGCAGGTGCACCGTCGCCATCGCGGGACGGTGGAGAAAGCGCTGGCTGACCTGCCACATCTTCGGGTACATACCCTGGGGAGCGCCATTCACCTTCACCTTGCCGGTGAGGTAGTCGATGTAGAAGCCGTACCACTCGGTCCTGGGGTCGGCGACGTATCCGTATTCCGACGCGTTGTGCAGAGCGGGCATGGGGAATCCGACGCTGTTGAACTCCATCTGGTGCGCGAACTCATGCACGAGCTTGTTCGTGCTGTATTCGACCGTGGAGGTTGCGCCGGGGTACCCGGGCGCCCCCGTCGGAGTATTGATCGAAGCCCACGAGTATCCGGCGCCCTGTGACTCGGTGTCGCTGTAGTAGTACGCACGGGTGAACCCGCCCATCGCGTTCCCGCCTTGCAACACCATGATGGAGTCGTACTCGGCCGCCCCGGACCACTGCTTGAGAA belongs to Leifsonia sp. 1010 and includes:
- a CDS encoding MucBP domain-containing protein, whose protein sequence is MTRIHRSLRRAALATVITTGVLAGAAAVPLGAAAPASAATSSPVAAADIISRAIDQAKKQGAARDYTAPISKPNWKVLFVAFTDVNYPDGAPRQTLDANARTYTQTVVNQFVDTLQTRVGVQVTPTLKWHDQPFTNPSADRMVRGKDIADLLKQWSGAAEYDSIMVLQGGNAMGGFTRAYYYSDTESQGAGYSWASINTPTGAPGYPGATSTVEYSTNKLVHEFAHQMEFNSVGFPMPALHNASEYGYVADPRTEWYGFYIDYLTGKVKVNGAPQGMYPKMWQVSQRFLHRPAMATVHLQDEAGRTVAPDINTFGVGGDAYSIKAPMVNGYKSVSVKSGSAPADGQFTTGTNTEITLVYSTTPTKVAFVGGQEVDLNYNQAATPGGVYFHGYTYRSAAPVTGYTYTDQIVGNDGARRVDSLPGVSVTFGANGVAGVTKDGNQYVLRKKSDTLVEISVELKTPSTTFTIYNTGYGNVAPTARVQQMFDLLDITPKLTGLKEPLTTEPRGHTNITWGAYRVKAIFVGGETNDITRASTRGQGETFNESFVYRTGIPVSGYTYTDRLTASDGVKRLDSFGGQPITFTAAGTASFVWSGRAVTVVKKSDTLAEISVTLATPSSTFVVTGMDSVNSAPTGRGTRTLELVSVISGFDNTKDVQTAPKAISTVTWATKVTFLGGETTDLTQTKVLPVNTAHSGNWTYRASAPVTGFTYSDQIDSAQNARRADSFAGIPLTWNAAGVATVTKDGNTYTVVRKSDTRVEVSVKLGTPSTTFIAWDAGYVNTAAFGTLKQTTDLLDVTPQQTGAKEAQTTEAKGHLNFTWGAGQVG